The nucleotide sequence AAGCTGCAGGAGAGCATGACAGCCACTCAAACAGAGATAGAATACTATAAGACCGCAGGGATAATAGACGGAGGTCATTTTATTTAATTAAATAGGAGATGATACAATGGCACAGCAGACAATAAGGATCAGAAGAGGCACCAAGCCGGAATTATCGGCACTGGGGCTTTTGCTGTCCGGAGAAATGGGCTTTTGCACGGATACCAAAGAGATTTATATAGGCGACGGTACTGCCAATATATTCGTAGGACGGGCTATGTCCGGAACAGAAGCGGCACGGCCGGCAGCTTCCTCACCTGGGAGGCTTTATTATATAACCAGCGGCACCAATGCCGGATATCTGTACTTTGATAATGGCTCATCATGGCAGCGGGTCAATGCCCAGAAGCTTACGGATATTACCGGTACATTAGACGATATTGCAGATGGTACTACTTATGCAAAGGTTAAAAAAGCAGACATTACCGGGGGAAGTGTAAATAAGGTATCGGACGGGACCAATACGAAAACAGCGTCAGAGATTAAAACACACATAGACGATGCTTCAAAACACAGGTTGATAAATGATTCCGGGAGTGCAGCTACAGAACTGTGGTCAGCTCAGAAAATCAGGAACGAAATAGAGCTGGCCAAACGTAATATTGAACCTCAGGCCAGTGTTAAAAACAGGACTACAACAGCTCCTCCGGCAAGCCCTGCAGCAGGTGACAGGTACATTATACCTGCCAGCGCTACCGGAGCATGGTCAGGCAAGCAGAACCAGATTGCCGAATGGCAGTCGGGGGCATGGGTATACTATCCGCCTTCCGAAGGCTGGACAGCATATGTGGATGAAGAGCAGAAGATATACAGCTGGAACAATACTGCATGGGTCAGGACAGGCGGAGCGCTGCAGACAATTACAGCCGGCAATGGCCTTACAGGGGGAGGCCAGGCGGATTCAGTAACTTTAACCGTAGGAGCAGGA is from Oxobacter pfennigii and encodes:
- a CDS encoding DUF2793 domain-containing protein, with protein sequence MAQQTIRIRRGTKPELSALGLLLSGEMGFCTDTKEIYIGDGTANIFVGRAMSGTEAARPAASSPGRLYYITSGTNAGYLYFDNGSSWQRVNAQKLTDITGTLDDIADGTTYAKVKKADITGGSVNKVSDGTNTKTASEIKTHIDDASKHRLINDSGSAATELWSAQKIRNEIELAKRNIEPQASVKNRTTTAPPASPAAGDRYIIPASATGAWSGKQNQIAEWQSGAWVYYPPSEGWTAYVDEEQKIYSWNNTAWVRTGGALQTITAGNGLTGGGQADSVTLTVGAGNGITVGTTTVSAKAGKGILVNSTGIEASIDGESIVYDTSNGNRLMVSVVDGGTF